Sequence from the Oncorhynchus nerka isolate Pitt River unplaced genomic scaffold, Oner_Uvic_2.0 unplaced_scaffold_8141, whole genome shotgun sequence genome:
gttcccctcaaaactccgtgaggcaagcaccatggtcttgtagcggatgcgagcttcaaatggaagccagtggagagagcggaggagcggggtgacgtgagagaacttgggaaggttgaacaccagacgggctgcggcgttctggatgagttgtaggggtttaatggcacaggcagggagcccagccaacagcgagttgcagtaatccagacgggagatgacaagtgcctggattaggacctgcgccgcttcctgtgtgaggcagggtcgtactctgcggatgttgtagagcatgaacctacaggaacggggatgcagaacagctgaacaaggccacaatttgccgcacaataaggagtgtgtgtctggctatcaaagcattagcagatgtcttcatctccttccctggccacagaagactctgtgacatcaaagaggagttctataggattgcaggtaagaggatctacaaattacaggacaactgttaacacatagtaggatactcattactttgtgtgacaggtttccccaatgtcattggtgcagtggactgcacacataaggataaaagccccctcaggtgcccatgaggccgattttgtgaataggaaatcctttcacagcattaatgttcaggtgaacataactttttgatattgtccattgacgaacactctgcattgccagtgatgtgcattgattggtgtaatattcctcatcttatgatttcagatggtctgcaatgctgactgtgtgatcagcaatgttgtggcaaaatggcctggctcagtccatgactccagaatctttcgggcctctgaaatctatcagtgccaaggtaagccacacaacccctatttataaccatcatggctgtgtcaagattatcactgtgtttatgaggtagtaatgatgagattttgtgttgacaggtgaattctctggtgtgttgctgggagacagggggtatggctgccagccttttctcctgacacctttcacagacccccaggaagcacagcaggcctacaaccatgcccatgccaggaccagggccagagttgaaatgacctttggcctcctgaaggcacgctttcactgccttcacaaattaagggtcagccctgttagggcatgtgatattactgtggcttgtgctgtcctccacaatgtggcctgcctgaggaaggagagggcccccagagtgccaccagccatggactgggacaatccggcaatcttccctgatgacgacagtggtcggctgctgagggaccaatatgtgttgaattattttagttagtatgtgtgctttcaattttggttaaatatatcctgcggtggcagaggaatttggttttttttggttcgtttttgacgaatttggcctcttatgatgtttgtgcggtatactgtgtgtaatacaaggctgcagggaggctactgcatccattcatttgtctgttcagttgatgtgtatggatttgtcctgcatttattttagtgtgcagacatgcagggtgtgttatatacagacctttgaatgtgtatgtataatatgcttggattctgtgctttccatctgtagagtcactgtgacttcagttttgaaaggagctgatggtttacctgctttgttttgtcctttttattcaataaaggaacaatgttacacattgtgtttttatatctatatggaatgtatttgtttatatgacagagtactagggccacactgaagaaaaagataaagtcataaatttatgaggctggttcttctgcagaaaagctacatattgtttttacagttttgatacttatgacaatgtgatacttaatattctggcacatcagcatgtcttttgtttatgaaaccatactgaagtacaaatTTCACtaaaatgccccacatctgtcattttaacaactgtcctccttaaaacaactggttataatattatgacttgtgttttttttttccctctgtggccctaatattctatcattttatatatagccttatagtctatgggaaactaaattatctaatgatagcaacatcatctaaaaatcattttttatccaaaaatcattgaaaattaatgatcacaaacgtttaaataataacagtgggtctagttatatgtgataacaatgtatagtgagcagtgaaataactattggtttccatttgtggtgactgctgactgacattagggatgagattaaatagatcctggaatttagcctggtctgggagcaggctagctccacagaataaatctccatggtaatttataccataacatatcctcctgccccctatccatctttagtgcaaccggattacggatcaattgagccaggatcaccaagatatcctggcttaatcccttatcctagttttgtgcaacaggccccagctctcactggttcatccacacagggtggtacagagacaaaggacactgaatcaaacagccaACCAAGTGGATGACTATTGGTGCATTCGGAACCCCAGTccacaaaaaacacaaaacacgacaagtaacaaaacactgatacactgatagacaaggacagacacactgtcaggtct
This genomic interval carries:
- the LOC135566023 gene encoding putative nuclease HARBI1 — encoded protein: MSSSPSLATEDSVTSKRSSIGLQMVCNADCVISNVVAKWPGSVHDSRIFRASEIYQCQGEFSGVLLGDRGYGCQPFLLTPFTDPQEAQQAYNHAHARTRARVEMTFGLLKARFHCLHKLRVSPVRACDITVACAVLHNVACLRKERAPRVPPAMDWDNPAIFPDDDSGRLLRDQYVLNYFS